Proteins encoded in a region of the Pseudomonas putida genome:
- a CDS encoding DUF4404 family protein has product MPARELQERLNSLREQLDRNVPLSEDELAALHEEARQIEAQLKLEEATPDNNLVDGVNLAIERFEADHPDLTATLRSIANSLHSMGI; this is encoded by the coding sequence ATGCCTGCCCGCGAATTGCAAGAGCGCCTGAACAGCTTGCGCGAGCAACTGGACCGCAACGTACCGCTTTCGGAAGACGAACTGGCCGCGTTGCACGAAGAAGCGCGCCAGATCGAGGCGCAACTGAAACTCGAAGAAGCCACGCCCGACAATAACCTGGTGGACGGGGTGAACCTGGCGATCGAGCGCTTCGAGGCCGACCACCCTGACCTCACCGCTACCTTGCGCAGCATCGCCAACTCGCTGCACAGCATGGGTATCTGA
- the queF gene encoding NADPH-dependent 7-cyano-7-deazaguanine reductase QueF (Catalyzes the NADPH-dependent reduction of 7-cyano-7-deazaguanine (preQ0) to 7-aminomethyl-7-deazaguanine (preQ1) in queuosine biosynthesis): MHPAAEHSPLGKSSEYIATYSPEQLFPIPRTAKWAELGVTAQTLPWQGVDYWNCFELSWLLPSGKPVVAIGEFAIPADSPNIIESKSFKLYLNSLNQTVFASLGELQACLEKDLSAAAGKPVGVKVRTLAEVEAQGVVALPGQCIDALDVAISNYEQPQPELLRCNPAQVVEETLHSHLLKSNCPVTGQPDWGSVVVEYKGRALDHASLLTYLVSFRQHADFHEQCVERIYLDLKNLLQPEHLTVYARYVRRGGLDINPYRSTGVIKPDNKRLVRQ, encoded by the coding sequence ATGCATCCCGCTGCCGAACACTCCCCGCTGGGCAAATCCAGCGAATACATCGCCACCTACTCCCCGGAGCAGCTGTTCCCGATCCCGCGTACTGCCAAGTGGGCCGAGCTGGGCGTCACTGCACAGACCTTGCCCTGGCAAGGCGTGGATTACTGGAACTGTTTCGAGCTGAGCTGGCTGCTGCCTTCGGGCAAGCCTGTGGTGGCGATCGGCGAGTTCGCCATCCCGGCCGATTCGCCGAACATCATCGAGTCCAAGTCGTTCAAGCTGTACCTCAACTCACTGAACCAGACAGTGTTCGCCTCGCTGGGCGAGTTGCAGGCATGCCTGGAGAAAGACCTGTCCGCCGCTGCCGGCAAGCCTGTGGGCGTGAAGGTGCGCACCTTGGCCGAAGTTGAAGCCCAGGGGGTGGTAGCGTTGCCGGGGCAGTGCATCGATGCATTGGACGTGGCCATCAGCAACTACGAGCAGCCGCAGCCAGAGCTGCTGCGCTGCAACCCGGCGCAGGTGGTGGAAGAAACCCTGCACAGCCACCTGCTCAAGTCCAATTGCCCGGTCACTGGCCAGCCGGACTGGGGCAGCGTGGTGGTCGAGTACAAGGGCAGGGCGCTGGACCACGCCAGCCTACTGACTTACCTGGTCAGCTTCCGCCAGCATGCCGACTTCCACGAACAATGCGTGGAGCGAATTTACCTGGACTTGAAGAACCTGCTGCAGCCAGAGCATTTGACGGTGTATGCGCGCTATGTGCGCCGCGGTGGGCTGGACATCAACCCGTACCGCAGTACCGGGGTAATCAAACCGGATAACAAGCGTTTGGTTCGGCAGTAA
- a CDS encoding phosphonoacetaldehyde phosphonohydrolase-related protein, whose product MDAAPAFTAVLFGLRGCLVQATNGAPSPAPGALATLASLRQRQVPCIWLDDLNSTQSKRLAHVLPAWLPGHSVNGVRWPAPNACWQALMTLDSERLDGCVLVSGDPRLLQSGLNAGLWTVGLAACSPFCDRGSEQWQGMTPKEQDQARGKATLELFSLGVHSVIDHLEALDTCLQDIAQRRRKGEKP is encoded by the coding sequence ATGGACGCTGCACCCGCCTTCACTGCTGTGCTGTTCGGCTTGCGCGGCTGCCTGGTGCAGGCCACCAATGGCGCACCCTCGCCCGCCCCCGGCGCTCTGGCCACCCTCGCCAGCCTGCGCCAGCGCCAGGTGCCCTGCATCTGGCTGGATGACCTCAATAGCACGCAAAGCAAGCGCCTGGCCCATGTGTTGCCCGCCTGGCTGCCAGGGCATTCGGTCAACGGCGTGCGCTGGCCGGCGCCAAACGCCTGCTGGCAGGCGCTGATGACCCTGGACAGCGAACGCCTGGACGGCTGCGTGCTGGTGAGTGGTGACCCGCGCTTGCTGCAGTCAGGCTTGAACGCGGGGCTATGGACGGTTGGCCTGGCAGCCTGCAGCCCGTTCTGTGACCGAGGCTCCGAGCAATGGCAAGGCATGACCCCAAAGGAACAGGACCAGGCCCGCGGCAAGGCCACGCTGGAGCTGTTCAGCCTGGGCGTGCATTCGGTGATCGACCACCTGGAAGCGCTGGACACCTGCCTGCAGGACATCGCCCAGCGCCGGCGCAAGGGTGAAAAACCCTGA
- a CDS encoding cupredoxin family protein, translating into MKRLFIAATLALASLPTFADEAQTFAFGEPAAAAKATRTVNVVLKDVAFEPKSLQVKAGETVRFVLVNEGKLPHEFNLGDKAMHAEHQKEMVAMQGKMFTEAMNHEGMDHGQMANHGQMMGHGGGHGHGGGNTVLVMPGQRAELTWTFRKSAPIEFACNVPGHYQAGMVGALTIE; encoded by the coding sequence ATGAAGCGCCTGTTCATTGCCGCCACCCTTGCCCTGGCCAGCCTGCCGACCTTTGCCGACGAGGCGCAAACCTTCGCCTTTGGCGAGCCGGCTGCAGCGGCCAAGGCCACCCGCACGGTCAACGTGGTGCTCAAGGACGTTGCTTTCGAGCCTAAGAGCCTGCAGGTAAAAGCCGGCGAGACCGTGCGTTTCGTGCTGGTCAACGAGGGCAAGCTGCCACACGAGTTCAACCTGGGCGACAAGGCCATGCATGCCGAACACCAGAAGGAAATGGTCGCCATGCAAGGCAAGATGTTCACCGAGGCCATGAACCACGAAGGCATGGACCACGGTCAGATGGCGAACCACGGGCAAATGATGGGTCACGGCGGTGGCCATGGCCACGGTGGTGGCAACACCGTGCTGGTAATGCCCGGCCAGCGCGCCGAGCTGACCTGGACCTTCCGTAAGTCGGCACCCATCGAGTTTGCCTGCAACGTGCCGGGGCATTACCAGGCCGGCATGGTCGGGGCATTGACCATCGAGTGA
- a CDS encoding PilZ domain-containing protein, producing the protein MPHTPSSHSEKRDFIRMRIDTEVSLLHEGLVIAAVCLDLSSGGMQVQAPQRFAVGDRIEVRIDSDHPALKGLHASTEVVWIADQPGGQQKFGLRILAMH; encoded by the coding sequence ATGCCCCACACGCCCTCCAGCCACAGCGAGAAACGCGACTTCATTCGCATGCGTATCGATACCGAAGTCAGCCTTTTGCACGAAGGCCTGGTAATTGCGGCGGTGTGCCTGGACCTGTCCAGCGGCGGCATGCAGGTACAGGCGCCGCAGCGCTTTGCGGTGGGGGATCGGATCGAGGTACGGATCGACTCCGACCACCCGGCGCTCAAGGGGCTGCATGCCAGCACCGAAGTGGTATGGATTGCCGACCAGCCGGGCGGGCAACAAAAGTTCGGGTTGCGGATTCTGGCCATGCATTGA
- a CDS encoding alkaline phosphatase D family protein: MTSSTSLPLVLAGPVLRRLEPQRLAIWLVATQPLQPEFICPTSEAQVDCQVVVAGQHAFIHLLDIHFARPLPCNQLLDYDLIINGQGIAGWAPHLLYPGTQRPNLVLRERLDHLLHGSCRKPHHPAADGLLCADRLLQGCARPEDRPAVLLMSGDQVYADDVAGPMLRAIHSLITRLGLFEEQLEGAVVADSQALYQHPASYYHRADLLPAQALNDTLRERFFGGKRKPIFSSSNADNHLVTFAEVMAMYLLVWSPVPWQLVNMGMPSGLSDEHQARYQQELPLVQGFADNLGQVARVMAHLPCLMIFDDHDITDDWNLSAQWEETAYGHPFSRRIIGNALLGYLLCQAWGNNPDGCNPLIEQCQALTRQNQDELIGELLRFQGWQYSLPTEPPLLVLDTRTRRWRSESNLAKPSGLLDWEALSELQQALLDHPSAIIVSPAPIFGVKLIETVQKVFSWLGYPLLVDAENWMAHRGAAQVILNIFRHSRTPGHYVVLSGDVHYSFVYEVLIRHRQRSPHLWQVTSSGIKNEFPRRLLDVLDRLNRWLYAPRSPLNWFTKRREMEVVPRTPSHSKAGERLWNGAGLGQVFFDEQGRPARVFQLDAGGGKATEFVGRE; this comes from the coding sequence ATGACCTCCTCTACCTCCTTGCCCCTCGTACTCGCCGGCCCGGTACTGCGCCGCCTGGAACCGCAGCGCCTGGCCATTTGGCTGGTCGCTACCCAACCGCTGCAACCCGAATTCATCTGCCCGACCAGCGAAGCTCAGGTCGATTGCCAAGTGGTCGTGGCCGGCCAGCATGCATTCATTCATCTGCTGGACATCCACTTCGCCCGCCCCTTGCCCTGCAACCAACTGCTGGACTACGACCTGATCATCAACGGCCAGGGCATCGCAGGCTGGGCACCGCACCTGCTCTACCCCGGCACCCAGCGCCCAAACCTGGTACTGCGCGAGCGCCTCGACCACTTGCTGCACGGTTCCTGCCGCAAGCCGCATCACCCCGCGGCCGACGGCCTGCTTTGCGCCGACCGCCTGCTACAGGGCTGCGCAAGGCCCGAAGACCGCCCCGCCGTGCTGCTGATGAGCGGCGACCAGGTGTATGCCGACGATGTCGCCGGCCCCATGCTGCGCGCCATCCATAGCCTGATCACGCGCCTAGGCCTGTTCGAAGAGCAGCTGGAGGGCGCAGTGGTGGCCGACAGCCAGGCGCTTTACCAGCACCCGGCCAGCTACTACCACCGCGCCGACCTGCTACCGGCGCAAGCACTGAACGACACCCTGCGCGAACGCTTTTTTGGCGGCAAGCGCAAGCCGATCTTCTCGTCCAGCAACGCCGACAACCATCTGGTGACCTTCGCCGAAGTCATGGCCATGTACCTGCTGGTATGGTCGCCAGTACCCTGGCAGCTGGTGAACATGGGCATGCCCAGCGGGCTCAGCGACGAGCATCAAGCCCGTTACCAACAGGAGCTGCCGCTGGTCCAGGGATTTGCCGACAACCTCGGCCAGGTGGCGCGGGTGATGGCCCACCTGCCCTGCCTGATGATCTTTGACGACCATGACATCACCGACGACTGGAACCTCTCGGCGCAATGGGAAGAAACCGCCTACGGCCACCCGTTCTCGCGAAGAATCATCGGCAATGCCCTGCTCGGCTACCTGCTCTGCCAGGCCTGGGGTAACAACCCGGACGGGTGCAACCCACTGATCGAGCAATGCCAGGCATTGACCCGCCAGAACCAGGATGAGCTGATCGGCGAGCTGCTGCGCTTTCAGGGCTGGCAGTACAGCCTGCCCACAGAGCCACCACTGCTGGTACTGGACACCCGCACCCGTCGCTGGCGTAGCGAGAGCAACCTGGCAAAGCCATCCGGCCTGCTCGATTGGGAGGCGCTGAGCGAACTGCAGCAAGCGCTGCTTGACCACCCGTCAGCAATCATCGTGTCGCCTGCGCCAATTTTCGGTGTAAAGCTGATAGAAACGGTGCAGAAGGTGTTCAGCTGGCTGGGGTACCCGCTGCTGGTGGATGCCGAGAACTGGATGGCCCACCGCGGTGCGGCGCAGGTCATCCTGAACATCTTCCGCCACTCGCGCACACCGGGGCACTACGTGGTGCTGTCTGGAGATGTGCATTACTCGTTCGTCTATGAAGTACTGATCCGCCATCGCCAGCGCAGCCCGCATTTGTGGCAGGTGACCAGCAGCGGGATCAAGAACGAGTTCCCCCGGCGCTTGCTGGACGTGCTCGATCGGCTCAACCGCTGGCTGTATGCGCCACGCTCGCCGCTCAACTGGTTTACCAAGCGTCGCGAGATGGAAGTGGTGCCGCGTACGCCCAGCCACAGCAAGGCTGGGGAGCGGTTATGGAACGGCGCAGGGTTGGGGCAAGTGTTCTTCGATGAACAGGGGCGGCCTGCGCGGGTGTTTCAGCTGGATGCAGGCGGGGGTAAGGCGACCGAGTTTGTCGGCCGAGAGTAG
- the cinR gene encoding two-component system response regulator CinR — MKLLIVEDQARTGQYLSQGLSEAGFATELATDGETGQFLALTGDHDLLILDVMLPGRDGWQILQAVRQAGLDTPVLFLTARDAVEDRVHGLELGADDYLVKPFAFSELLARVRSLLRRGASPSQDTTLSLADLRLDLIRRRAERAGTRIDLTAKEFCLLELLLRRQGEVLPKSLIASQVWDMNFDSDTNVIEVAIRRLRLKIDDPHPNKLIHTVRGMGYVLEERTE, encoded by the coding sequence ATGAAACTGCTGATCGTCGAAGACCAGGCCCGCACCGGCCAGTACCTGAGCCAGGGCCTGAGCGAGGCCGGCTTTGCCACCGAGTTGGCCACCGATGGCGAGACCGGGCAGTTCCTCGCCCTGACCGGCGACCACGACCTGCTGATCCTCGACGTGATGCTGCCCGGGCGCGACGGCTGGCAAATCCTTCAGGCCGTGCGCCAGGCTGGCCTGGATACACCCGTGCTGTTCCTGACCGCCCGCGACGCCGTCGAGGACCGCGTGCATGGCTTGGAGCTGGGCGCCGATGATTACCTGGTCAAGCCGTTCGCCTTTTCCGAACTGCTGGCCCGGGTACGCAGCCTGCTGCGCCGGGGCGCCAGCCCAAGCCAGGACACCACCCTGAGCCTGGCCGACCTGCGCCTGGACCTGATCCGCCGCCGCGCCGAACGCGCAGGCACCCGTATCGACCTGACCGCCAAGGAGTTCTGCCTGCTCGAACTGCTGCTGCGCCGCCAGGGTGAGGTGTTGCCAAAATCGCTGATCGCCTCGCAGGTGTGGGACATGAACTTCGACAGCGATACCAATGTGATCGAAGTGGCAATCCGCCGCCTGCGCCTGAAAATCGACGACCCGCACCCCAACAAGCTGATCCACACAGTGCGCGGCATGGGCTACGTACTCGAAGAACGCACTGAATGA
- a CDS encoding VacJ family lipoprotein — MRRIGASVIERVTQACVCASMLLAPVAATQAATEEDPWEAVNRPIFRFNDTVDTYALKPLAKGYQAVTPQFLEDGIHNIFRNLGDVTNLANNLLQLKPHAAGVDTARLIVNTTFGLGGFFDVGTKMGLQRSDEDFGQTLGYWGVPSGPYVVIPLLGPSTVRDGVAKYPDTYTEPYRYIDHVPTRNSIFALDVIDTRASLLSAEKLIQGDKYIFIRNAYLQNREFKVKDGEVEDDF; from the coding sequence ATGCGTAGGATCGGTGCCAGTGTGATCGAACGAGTCACCCAGGCCTGTGTCTGCGCCAGCATGCTGCTGGCGCCCGTGGCAGCTACCCAGGCCGCCACCGAGGAAGATCCCTGGGAAGCGGTCAACCGCCCGATCTTTCGCTTCAACGATACGGTCGACACTTATGCCCTCAAGCCATTGGCCAAGGGCTACCAGGCTGTCACCCCGCAGTTTCTTGAAGATGGCATTCACAACATCTTCCGCAACCTGGGCGACGTGACCAACCTGGCCAACAACCTGCTGCAGCTCAAGCCCCACGCGGCGGGCGTGGATACTGCGCGGTTGATCGTCAACACCACCTTTGGCCTGGGTGGCTTCTTCGATGTGGGTACCAAGATGGGCCTGCAGCGCAGCGACGAAGACTTCGGCCAGACACTGGGCTACTGGGGCGTGCCAAGCGGCCCGTACGTGGTCATTCCGCTGCTGGGCCCAAGCACCGTGCGTGACGGTGTGGCCAAGTACCCGGACACCTACACCGAACCCTACCGCTACATCGACCACGTGCCGACGCGCAACTCGATCTTCGCCCTGGACGTGATCGACACCCGCGCCAGCCTGCTCTCGGCCGAGAAGCTGATTCAGGGTGACAAGTACATCTTCATTCGCAATGCTTACCTGCAGAACCGCGAGTTCAAGGTCAAGGATGGCGAGGTCGAAGACGACTTCTAA
- a CDS encoding heavy metal sensor histidine kinase: protein MMRRVSLGSRLALLFAACTATVSLGAGLLFSRASEQHFVELDQQLLDSRLSLFRTQLAGVSTPDELQARLPALRDELSHQADLALRISGSDGATWFESRSGLPQAPLPAGLATLHAQGTDYRSLAVHLAQGAAQSPQLTLYLDITHHQHFLQGMQRLIWLTVGLSALATALLGAWAARSGLRPLRQMGQVAASVSARSLTTRLPLAQMPEELAELAGRMNAMLQRLDDAFQRLSAFSADIAHELRTPLSNLLTHTQVTLTRPRSLEEYREALHGNLEELQWMAQMINDMLFLAKADHGLLVPGQAPLALHDEVDALLEYYAPLAEDSGVRMLREGEAMLQGDRHMLRRALSNLLDNALRFTPAGGQIKVTLEPGAKISVANTGQAIEPTALPRLFDRFYRVDQARREGSSEHAGLGLAITRSIVQAHGGCIRAECGDGWTRFVIEFTEGR from the coding sequence ATGATGCGCCGGGTATCCCTGGGCAGCCGGCTGGCGCTGCTGTTCGCCGCCTGCACCGCCACCGTATCGCTGGGCGCCGGCCTGCTCTTCAGCCGGGCCAGCGAGCAGCACTTCGTCGAACTCGACCAACAACTGCTGGACTCGCGCCTGTCGCTGTTCCGTACACAACTGGCCGGCGTCAGCACGCCGGATGAGCTGCAGGCGCGCCTGCCCGCGCTGCGCGACGAATTGAGCCACCAGGCCGACCTGGCCCTGCGCATCAGCGGCAGCGACGGCGCCACGTGGTTCGAAAGCCGCAGCGGGCTACCGCAGGCACCGCTGCCCGCCGGGCTGGCCACCTTGCACGCGCAAGGCACCGACTACCGCAGCCTGGCTGTACACCTGGCGCAGGGCGCCGCGCAGTCGCCGCAACTGACCCTGTACCTCGACATCACCCACCACCAGCATTTTCTGCAGGGCATGCAGCGGCTGATCTGGCTGACTGTCGGCCTATCGGCGCTGGCCACTGCGCTGCTCGGCGCCTGGGCCGCCCGCAGCGGCCTGCGCCCACTGCGGCAGATGGGCCAAGTGGCCGCCAGCGTGTCAGCCCGTTCGCTCACCACCCGCCTGCCGCTGGCGCAGATGCCCGAAGAGCTGGCCGAGTTGGCCGGCAGGATGAACGCGATGCTGCAGCGCCTGGACGATGCCTTCCAACGCCTGTCAGCGTTTTCAGCCGACATCGCCCACGAACTGCGTACACCGCTTTCCAACCTGCTGACCCACACCCAGGTCACCCTCACCCGCCCACGTAGCCTCGAGGAATACCGCGAAGCGCTGCATGGCAACCTGGAAGAGCTGCAATGGATGGCGCAGATGATCAACGACATGCTGTTCCTGGCCAAGGCCGACCACGGCCTGCTGGTACCGGGGCAAGCGCCTTTGGCGCTGCATGACGAAGTGGATGCACTGCTGGAGTACTACGCGCCACTGGCCGAGGACAGCGGCGTACGGATGCTGCGCGAAGGCGAGGCGATGCTGCAGGGCGACCGGCATATGCTGCGCCGGGCGCTGTCCAACCTGCTGGACAATGCCTTGCGCTTTACCCCGGCGGGAGGGCAGATAAAGGTGACGCTGGAACCGGGAGCGAAAATCAGTGTGGCCAATACCGGGCAGGCTATCGAGCCGACTGCGTTACCGCGACTGTTCGACCGCTTCTACCGAGTGGACCAGGCGCGGCGGGAAGGCAGCAGTGAGCATGCGGGGTTGGGCTTGGCGATTACCCGGTCGATCGTGCAGGCCCATGGCGGGTGCATTCGGGCAGAGTGCGGGGATGGGTGGACGCGGTTTGTGATCGAGTTCACTGAAGGCCGGTGA
- the tal gene encoding transaldolase, whose amino-acid sequence MTSKLEQLKQFTTVVADTGDLDAITRLKPVDATTNPSLLLKAAAIPGYADLLKQVKADAKGDVDLACDKFAVAVGSGILKVIPGRISTEVDARLSFDEPALLNKARQLIALYEAAGVPKDRVLIKLASTWEGIRAAEKLEKEGIQTNLTLLFSFAQAQACADAGVFLISPFVGRIYDWYKKSTGKDYVGAEDPGVQSVTRIYNYYKANGYNTVVMGASFRNIGQIEQLAGCDRLTISPELLQQLSDDQGELPQVLKPGNAGEAKQPLNESQFRWAMNEDAMGTEKLAEGIRQFARDQEKLEKLMAEKA is encoded by the coding sequence ATGACCTCCAAGCTGGAACAACTCAAGCAGTTCACCACCGTGGTCGCCGACACCGGGGACCTGGACGCCATCACCCGCCTGAAGCCGGTCGATGCCACCACCAACCCGTCCTTGCTGCTAAAGGCCGCTGCCATCCCAGGCTACGCCGACCTGCTCAAGCAAGTGAAGGCCGACGCCAAGGGTGATGTCGACCTGGCCTGCGACAAGTTTGCCGTGGCCGTGGGCTCGGGCATTCTCAAGGTCATCCCAGGGCGTATCTCCACCGAGGTTGATGCACGCCTGTCGTTCGATGAGCCGGCCCTGCTGAACAAGGCTCGCCAGTTGATCGCCCTTTACGAGGCGGCCGGTGTGCCAAAAGACCGAGTGCTGATCAAGCTGGCCTCCACCTGGGAAGGCATTCGCGCCGCCGAGAAGCTGGAGAAGGAAGGCATCCAGACCAACCTCACCCTGCTGTTCTCCTTCGCCCAGGCCCAGGCCTGCGCCGATGCCGGCGTGTTTCTGATTTCGCCGTTCGTGGGCCGTATCTACGACTGGTACAAAAAAAGCACTGGCAAGGACTACGTCGGCGCCGAGGACCCGGGCGTGCAGTCGGTCACGCGTATCTACAACTACTACAAGGCCAATGGCTACAACACCGTGGTCATGGGCGCCAGCTTCCGCAATATCGGCCAGATCGAGCAACTGGCCGGCTGTGACCGCCTGACCATCAGCCCGGAACTGCTGCAACAGCTTAGCGATGACCAGGGCGAACTGCCGCAGGTGCTGAAGCCAGGCAATGCCGGTGAAGCCAAGCAGCCGTTGAACGAAAGCCAGTTCCGCTGGGCAATGAATGAAGATGCCATGGGCACCGAGAAGCTGGCCGAGGGTATTCGCCAGTTTGCGCGGGACCAGGAGAAGCTGGAGAAGTTGATGGCTGAAAAGGCCTGA
- the rssB gene encoding two-component system response regulator RssB, which translates to MQKTSATLLIIDDDDVVRASLAAYLEDSGFSVLQAGNGQQGLQVFEEHQPDLVICDLRMPQMGGLELIRQVSERAPQLPVIVVSGAGVMSDAVEALRLGAADYLIKPLEDLAVLEHSVRRALDRSRLVLENQRYRDKLEAANRELEASLHLLQEDQTAGRQVQMNMLPESPWVAGEFAFEHQIIPSLYLSGDFVDYFRVDERRIAFYLADVSGHGASSAFVTVLLKFMTTRLMFELRRSKMREFKPSEVLSHINRGLINSKLGKHVTMVGGVIDEESGLLTYAVGGHLPLPVLHTPEHTRYLEGRGLPVGLFDEATYQDLVVELPPQFSLSLMSDGILDLLPGDTLKDKEAALPEIVKAAGGSLDGLRQRFGLATLGEMPDDIALLVLSRNLQ; encoded by the coding sequence ATGCAGAAAACCAGTGCAACGCTGCTGATCATCGATGACGACGACGTGGTCCGTGCGAGCCTCGCCGCCTACCTTGAAGACAGTGGCTTCAGCGTCCTCCAGGCCGGCAATGGCCAGCAGGGGCTTCAGGTCTTCGAAGAACACCAGCCCGACCTCGTGATCTGCGATCTGCGCATGCCGCAGATGGGCGGTCTCGAGCTGATCCGCCAGGTCAGCGAGCGGGCGCCGCAGTTGCCGGTGATCGTGGTGTCCGGTGCCGGCGTCATGAGCGATGCGGTGGAAGCGTTGCGCCTGGGCGCCGCCGACTACCTGATCAAGCCGCTGGAAGACCTGGCCGTGCTCGAACATTCGGTGCGCCGTGCCCTCGACCGCTCGCGCCTGGTGCTGGAAAACCAGCGCTACCGCGACAAGCTCGAAGCGGCCAACCGTGAACTGGAGGCTAGCCTGCACCTGCTGCAGGAAGACCAGACCGCCGGTCGCCAGGTGCAGATGAACATGTTGCCGGAAAGCCCTTGGGTGGCCGGTGAATTTGCGTTCGAGCACCAAATCATTCCGTCGCTGTACCTGTCGGGTGATTTTGTCGACTACTTCCGCGTGGACGAGCGGCGCATCGCCTTCTACCTCGCCGATGTTTCCGGGCATGGCGCGTCGTCGGCCTTTGTCACGGTGCTTTTGAAATTCATGACCACGCGGCTCATGTTCGAGCTCAGGCGCAGCAAGATGCGCGAGTTCAAGCCGTCGGAAGTGCTCAGTCACATCAACCGCGGCCTGATCAATAGCAAGCTGGGCAAGCACGTAACCATGGTCGGTGGGGTGATCGACGAAGAGTCTGGTCTGTTGACCTACGCCGTCGGCGGCCACTTGCCGCTGCCCGTGCTGCATACCCCCGAGCACACTCGCTACCTGGAAGGCCGTGGCCTGCCGGTGGGGCTGTTCGATGAGGCCACCTACCAGGACTTGGTCGTGGAGCTGCCCCCGCAGTTCAGCCTCAGCCTGATGTCCGATGGCATTCTGGACCTTTTGCCGGGTGATACGCTCAAAGATAAAGAAGCCGCCTTGCCGGAAATCGTCAAGGCAGCAGGTGGCAGCCTGGATGGGCTGCGTCAACGATTTGGATTGGCTACGCTTGGGGAGATGCCGGATGATATCGCCCTATTGGTGTTGAGCAGGAACCTTCAATGA
- the rssC gene encoding anti-sigma factor antagonist RssC, whose amino-acid sequence MSTGRIQFAEQSGTFVLKFVGEVRLTLCSALDATIEKIFTALNFSAIVIDLTETESIDSTTLGLLAKLSILSRQKVGLLPTVVTTNPDISRLLQSMGFDQVFNIVDRPIPCPECLTDLPSQDQNEDVVRSKVLEAHKILMGLNDSNREAFHDLVNALERS is encoded by the coding sequence ATGAGTACCGGTAGAATCCAGTTCGCCGAGCAGAGCGGTACCTTCGTACTGAAATTCGTCGGTGAAGTGCGCCTGACCCTGTGTTCGGCGCTGGATGCGACGATCGAGAAGATTTTCACCGCGCTGAACTTCTCGGCGATTGTCATCGACCTGACCGAAACCGAAAGTATCGACAGCACCACCCTGGGCCTGCTGGCCAAGCTGTCGATTCTGTCGCGGCAAAAAGTGGGCCTGCTGCCGACCGTGGTCACCACCAACCCGGACATTTCCCGGCTGCTGCAGTCAATGGGCTTCGATCAGGTGTTCAACATCGTCGATCGACCGATACCGTGCCCCGAATGCCTGACTGACCTGCCGTCGCAGGACCAGAACGAAGATGTGGTGCGTTCCAAGGTGCTGGAGGCGCACAAGATTCTCATGGGCCTGAACGACTCCAACCGTGAAGCCTTCCATGACCTGGTCAATGCGCTGGAGCGCAGCTGA